The sequence below is a genomic window from Pleurocapsa sp. PCC 7327.
CTTTAAAGAAATTAACGAAGCCCACGAAATCCTATCCGATCCGGAAAAACGTCGAAAATACGACCAATTTGGTCAGTATTGGCAGCAAGCGGCTGTCGGTGCCCCGCCAACGGGTGGCGTTGGCTTTGAAGGCATAGATTTCGGTCAGTATGGTAGCTTTGATGACTTCATTAACGAACTGCTAGGGCGGTTTGGTCGAGGGGGCACCGGACGCAGGGTTTATACTTACCGCACGACTACAGGACCCCAAGGTTTTCGGGAATATGTTGATTTTGGCAGAGAAGATCCCTTCAGTCGGTTTACCGATATTCCTACCCAAGATACCGAAGCTGCAATCGCGCTCACCTTTTCCGAAGCTTTTCACGGCACTCAAAAACGCTTGCAAATCGGGGATGAAACGGTGACGGTTCGCATTCCCCCAGGAGCCAAATCGGGCAGTCGCCTTCGCATCAAGGGTAAGGGACAAATCAGTCCTTTTAGTCAGCAACGAGGCGATCTCTATTTAACCATCGAACTCCTACCCCATCATTTTTTTAGATTTGAAGGGGATAATATTACTTGTGAGATTCCCATTAGTCCAGAAGAGGCAGTACTAGGGGCGC
It includes:
- a CDS encoding DnaJ C-terminal domain-containing protein, coding for MAGSEFKDYYQVLGVSKTATTEEIKKAYRKLARKYHPDLNPGDKEAEARFKEINEAHEILSDPEKRRKYDQFGQYWQQAAVGAPPTGGVGFEGIDFGQYGSFDDFINELLGRFGRGGTGRRVYTYRTTTGPQGFREYVDFGREDPFSRFTDIPTQDTEAAIALTFSEAFHGTQKRLQIGDETVTVRIPPGAKSGSRLRIKGKGQISPFSQQRGDLYLTIELLPHHFFRFEGDNITCEIPISPEEAVLGAQIEVPTPDGKVKLTIPPGVDSGQALRLRGKGWRNPKGDRTDLIVRIKIVTPKELSPREKECYEKLRETSSFNPRRTLAEVRL